The DNA region TTCCTGAACCAAATATTCCAATACAAATTGGAGATGAAGTATTGATAGCCGGTACAAAAGATGCTTTTGAAGATGTAGAGTACATTATGGAAAATATTTATGAACTCTACTATGTATTGAAAGGCAAAGAGTGTGAGCTACCCATTGCCCGGAAGCTAATGTTGAAATTTAAGTGCTAAAATAAGTTAGCTCTTAATCTTCACTGTTATCCTCTTCTCTTTCTCCACGTTTTTTAGGAATAAGAATCAGAGGTGTTCCTTCCAAATCAAAATTTTCTCTTATTTGGTTGCTTAAATAGCGTATATAGCTGAAATGAATTCCTTTTGGTCTATTTGATATTAGTGCTATTTTAGGAGGCTTGATTTCATATTGTGATGCAAACAGTATGTTTACAGCTTTTCCTTTAAAACTTGGAATATGGTGTTTGATTGTAGCATTTTTGATAACATCATTAAGCTCTCGTGTAGGAATGTGACGAGTATAGTTTTCATAAACTTTTAAAAGCATATCGGTGATTTTATGTACTCTCTTTTTCGATTTTGCCGATACAGTTATAACTGGTGCCCAACTAAGGAATTTAAATCGGTAGCGCAGCTCCTCTACAATTTCATCATAAGTTCCTAAAGCTTCATCCCATTTATTTAGAACAATTATACAGCCAAGTTTGTACTCATCTACAAGTCCTGCAATCTTTTCATCAAGTTCACTCAAAGGTGCGCTTGCATCTAATACCAGCAGAGCAATATCTGCTTTTTCCAGCATTTGTCTTGTACGACCCAATGCATACCGCTCAATACCTTGAATTTTTCCACGACGACGCAGACCAGCAGTGTCTATAAAAGTAACTGTTTTATCTTTTACTATAATCTTTTCATCAACAGGGTCTATTGTAGTTCCTGCAACATCACTTACAACAGCACGTTCGCTTCCCAGCAGTGCGTTAAGAAGAGAACTTTTTCCAACATTGGTACGTCCTATGATAGCAACGCCGATTTCATTAAGGTTCTCTTCTTCTTTGAGAGTACCGCTTTCATCAAAACGGGAAATGAGATTTTCCAATGCATCATCTTCATCATCAAGTTCTAAAACAAGTTCAGGTTCATCCAAATGACTTTTTATCCACTCTATCAATTGACCTACACGACGATTATGTGATACAGAGATTGCAAACTGGTTTTGTGCACCAAATTCACTAAACTCCCAGGCTCTCTCTTCCTCTTTATCATTATCTATTTTATTGATTACCAATGCTATTGGTTTTCCAAGGCTTTGAAGTTTGTAAAAGAGCTGTTTGTCACGACCATCTGGCAAACTCTTTCCATTTACCATATAGATGATTATATCGGCAATTTCTGCTGCTTCTATTGCTTTGTTTTTTACACTTCGAAACAGCTCTGTGCTCTCATCTATTCCGCCGGTATCTACTATCTCTGCCTCTTTGCCGTCAAAGTCTATTAACTCTTTTTTTACATCACGTGTTGTTCCTGCCATATCTGAAGTAATGGCTATTCGACGTTTTGCGAATCTGTTAAAAAGTGAGCTTTTTCCTACGTTTGGTTGTCCTAAAATTGCTATTTTTTTCATCTCTCTCTTTTGTTTGCAAGAATTTAATAGGATTTTATCAAATATTATGTTTAAATACACTGATTAAAGGAAAATAGTATGAGTAAAGTTATGAAATGGTTAGCAAGTTTAATTATTTTAGTATCGATTTTACAGGCTGAAACTATTGATGCCAAATATAAGATAGAGTATGGAATTTTTGGTAAAATGGGTGAGTCTGAGGCTAGACTTGTAAAAAAAGATGGTCATTACAAGATAAAGATGATAGCATATGCTACAGGTTTGGCAAAGGTTCTTAGCGGAGGACGTGTTGAAGTGTATGAGAGTGAAGGTACCATTATGCCTGATGGTACATTAAGACCAGATGTTTTTCGTAAAGATATAAGCCGTAAGGGTAAAAAGCGTATTAAAATCTATACATTTAATAGAAAAGATAAAAAAATTGAGTATAAAGAAGAAAGATTTAGAGATGGCAAATTAGAAAGCGAAAGCAGTGGCATACTTCCTTATTTTGCTGAGAATGATATAATTTCACTCTATTTCAATGTAAAGACTATTTTAAAAAACTGCCAAAAGCCTTTTGATAAGATGTTAAAAGCTGTAGGTGCACAGAAAAACAGTGGAAATGTTCGGGTTTCTACTGTAGTTGGTGATGATATTAAAAAGGTTAAAGATTTATTGGGTGAAGCTTCCTGTTATCTTAAAGTAACTGTTTATCAAAAGCTTTTTGGCTCTAAAGGTGGAGAGTTGTATCTTGGATTGAGACCAGATTTTGTAGTTAAAAAAGCAGTTTTAAAAGATGTTATTATGTTTGGCGATATTCGCGGTAACTTGACTCAGTTTTCTAAGCACAACTGAAAGTGAAAGCAAGACTTTTAAAAATTGATGCCGGTGTTCGGTATATGCTTTTTGCATCTTTAATGTTTGCATTAATGGGTGCATTTGCAAAAATGTTGAGTTCTCATCTTCCTTCTATTGAAGTAGTCTTTTTTCGCAATGTCTTTGGCTTTTTTTTAGTAGCTGCTACTATTCTTAAAAAACCTATGACACATACCGGTGGAAAGCCATTTTTACTTCTCTTTAGAGGATTGATGGGCTTTTTGGCACTTTTGGCATTCTTTTACAATATTGGTCATATCCCTTTGGGTGATGCAATGACATACTCAAAAACTTCACCAATATTTACAGCTCTGTTTGCTTGGATCTTTTTGAAAGAGGCACTGGGTGTTCGTGGGTGGCTTGCTCTTGCTATAGGTTTTATCGGCATTGTTTTAATAGCAAAGCCAACTGGCATGATGTTAGATAAAACTGCATGGCTTGGAATTTTCAGCGGAGTAGGAGCAGCACTTGCATACACAGCGGTGCGAGAATTAAGACAGTATTACGATACACGTGCAATTGTTCTCTCATTTATGGGCGTAGGTACTGTTGGACCACTTGTTTTAATGGCACTCTCCCCATATGTAGCAACAGAAGAGCTTGATATGCTATTTGCTTCTTTTGTTATGCCATCAGGAGTAGAGTGGGGATATATTATTATGCTGGGGCTGTTTGCAACACTTGCTCAAATATATATGACTAAAGCTTATGCAGCAACACAGGCTGGAATTGTTGGGGCAGTAAGTTATAGCAATATTCTATTTTCTATTATGGTTGGATTATTAATTGGAGATCCTTTTCCTGATCCAATTACTTGGGGAGGAATAGCTCTAATTGTTACTGCGGGGATTATTGTTGCAAGAAAAAAGTAGTATAGAAAGGAATGAGATGATTTTAATAGCAGGACCTTGTGTAATTGAGAGTAGAGACTCTGTTTTTCGTATTGCAGAATCGTTAAAAAAGTATGATGAAGATGAGACTATAGATTTCTATTTTAAAGCCAGTTTTGACAAGGCAAACCGTACATCACTAGAGAGTTACCGTGGACCAGGTCTTGAAGAGGGAATGAAGATATTTGAAGAGATAAAAAAAGAGTTTGGATACAAAACATTGACAGATGTACATGAATCACATCAGGTTCAAAGAGTCAGTGAAGTTGTCGATGTTTTACAGATTCCCGCTTTTTTGTGTCGTCAAACAGATTTGTTGGTAGCAGCAGCAAAGACTGACTGCATTGTGAACATTAAAAAGGGACAGTTTATGGTTCCTGCAGATATGCAGTATTCTGTACTTAAAGTTCTTAAAACCAGAGGTTTTGAAACGTGCGATTATGAAACAAGTAAAAAAGCGGGTGTCTGGTTGACTGAAAGAGGTTCTACTTTCGGTTATGGAAACTTGGTTGTAGATATGCGCTCTCTTCCTATTATGCGAAAGTTTGCACCGG from Hydrogenimonas thermophila includes:
- the der gene encoding ribosome biogenesis GTPase Der; its protein translation is MKKIAILGQPNVGKSSLFNRFAKRRIAITSDMAGTTRDVKKELIDFDGKEAEIVDTGGIDESTELFRSVKNKAIEAAEIADIIIYMVNGKSLPDGRDKQLFYKLQSLGKPIALVINKIDNDKEEERAWEFSEFGAQNQFAISVSHNRRVGQLIEWIKSHLDEPELVLELDDEDDALENLISRFDESGTLKEEENLNEIGVAIIGRTNVGKSSLLNALLGSERAVVSDVAGTTIDPVDEKIIVKDKTVTFIDTAGLRRRGKIQGIERYALGRTRQMLEKADIALLVLDASAPLSELDEKIAGLVDEYKLGCIIVLNKWDEALGTYDEIVEELRYRFKFLSWAPVITVSAKSKKRVHKITDMLLKVYENYTRHIPTRELNDVIKNATIKHHIPSFKGKAVNILFASQYEIKPPKIALISNRPKGIHFSYIRYLSNQIRENFDLEGTPLILIPKKRGEREEDNSED
- a CDS encoding DMT family transporter — its product is MLFASLMFALMGAFAKMLSSHLPSIEVVFFRNVFGFFLVAATILKKPMTHTGGKPFLLLFRGLMGFLALLAFFYNIGHIPLGDAMTYSKTSPIFTALFAWIFLKEALGVRGWLALAIGFIGIVLIAKPTGMMLDKTAWLGIFSGVGAALAYTAVRELRQYYDTRAIVLSFMGVGTVGPLVLMALSPYVATEELDMLFASFVMPSGVEWGYIIMLGLFATLAQIYMTKAYAATQAGIVGAVSYSNILFSIMVGLLIGDPFPDPITWGGIALIVTAGIIVARKK
- a CDS encoding DUF3108 domain-containing protein encodes the protein MSKVMKWLASLIILVSILQAETIDAKYKIEYGIFGKMGESEARLVKKDGHYKIKMIAYATGLAKVLSGGRVEVYESEGTIMPDGTLRPDVFRKDISRKGKKRIKIYTFNRKDKKIEYKEERFRDGKLESESSGILPYFAENDIISLYFNVKTILKNCQKPFDKMLKAVGAQKNSGNVRVSTVVGDDIKKVKDLLGEASCYLKVTVYQKLFGSKGGELYLGLRPDFVVKKAVLKDVIMFGDIRGNLTQFSKHN
- the kdsA gene encoding 3-deoxy-8-phosphooctulonate synthase, with protein sequence MERNEMILIAGPCVIESRDSVFRIAESLKKYDEDETIDFYFKASFDKANRTSLESYRGPGLEEGMKIFEEIKKEFGYKTLTDVHESHQVQRVSEVVDVLQIPAFLCRQTDLLVAAAKTDCIVNIKKGQFMVPADMQYSVLKVLKTRGFETCDYETSKKAGVWLTERGSTFGYGNLVVDMRSLPIMRKFAPVVFDATHSVQMPGQGGKTGGDSSFVPYLARAAAATGVDGFFFETHFDPASALSDGPNMVRLEELEKLIEQIKAIREIVQ